Below is a genomic region from candidate division WOR-3 bacterium.
TTCCTTTACGTATTCCAATTTTTTGGTAACGATATGGTTAAAATCTTAATCAAGTCAGAAAGCGATTTAGAACGCGCAGCAGATTATTATCATGATGCCGCATTCTATCTTAACAGTATTAAATTTGACAAAAAGAAAGAAGAATTTTCATTAAAATTGGAAAGAGTTAGATGGGAAGAAACAACTGTAAAAATGAATCTTCTGTTTTTGAAATTATGCACAGCACCACGCAACGCATCAGCCATAACTTTTAATAAAGTTACAAATATGCAATTAAGCCGCACTGAAGAATTTTTTTATAATTCAGAGCCAGCCGATTTTATTGATGTTATCATATATCATCCAGATAAAAAAGAGATCGATTTTAAATGCATCTTTAAGACGGTTGTCAAATTAACAGTTAAAGAACTTAATGGTGTATTTATGGATTTAAATGAAAATCTCGGAAAGGCACATTTTATTTATCTCTTTGGAATTGAAATAGGTCGTCATTAATCAATAAGGGGTATGAAGTCGGATTTCT
It encodes:
- a CDS encoding DUF2948 family protein codes for the protein MVKILIKSESDLERAADYYHDAAFYLNSIKFDKKKEEFSLKLERVRWEETTVKMNLLFLKLCTAPRNASAITFNKVTNMQLSRTEEFFYNSEPADFIDVIIYHPDKKEIDFKCIFKTVVKLTVKELNGVFMDLNENLGKAHFIYLFGIEIGRH